From Methanomassiliicoccales archaeon LGM-RCC1, one genomic window encodes:
- a CDS encoding ATP-binding protein → MDEKLVPRPVYQELLMRSVSTPMIKVLVGMRRTGKSMLMKLFLQDLVSSGVARSAIYYRKFDDELEEERPDLRGLIDDVRSKIDVGKGAFVLLDEMQDIEGWERAVESFYEAGADVYITGSNATMLSSQLATGLSGRFVEINVYPLTFREFVEFRRNRGDTSGEDELLRRFQQTGSLPAIALMDEDETDLIDMMLTGIFNTVFVKDVVQRNEIRNSAKIYNLNRFMLRNIGDRVSVRSAAGYLTSTATKTNPETVDSYISMLEAAMLFYRAKRMDSGTKDYLRTSEKFYSTDIGIRNVLVPPHPDDIDGIMENIVFMELKKRYGTVCTYDVDGREVDFAVWAPKHKAYYQVCSDITSMDTLKRELAPLRSIDDNYPKYIICKGKIPFDDVDGIRIVDYDDWVKEPY, encoded by the coding sequence ATGGATGAGAAACTCGTACCACGTCCAGTTTACCAGGAGTTGCTTATGAGGTCGGTATCCACGCCGATGATCAAGGTTCTGGTGGGGATGAGGCGTACGGGCAAGTCCATGCTGATGAAGTTATTCCTTCAGGATCTGGTATCCTCAGGCGTCGCCAGGTCCGCGATCTACTACCGTAAGTTCGACGATGAATTGGAAGAGGAGAGGCCCGATCTGCGTGGATTGATCGATGACGTCAGATCGAAGATCGATGTTGGCAAGGGGGCCTTTGTCCTTTTGGATGAGATGCAGGATATAGAAGGATGGGAACGGGCTGTGGAATCGTTCTACGAGGCGGGAGCAGACGTCTATATCACAGGATCCAATGCCACGATGCTATCATCGCAATTGGCCACCGGACTTTCGGGGAGATTCGTGGAGATCAATGTGTATCCTCTCACATTCAGGGAGTTCGTGGAATTCAGGAGGAACCGGGGTGACACATCCGGTGAAGACGAGCTCCTGAGGAGATTCCAGCAGACGGGTTCTCTTCCGGCGATAGCACTGATGGACGAGGATGAGACCGATCTCATAGATATGATGCTCACGGGCATATTCAACACCGTCTTCGTGAAAGATGTGGTCCAGAGGAACGAGATCAGGAACAGCGCTAAGATCTACAATCTCAATCGTTTTATGCTGCGCAATATCGGCGACAGGGTATCCGTGAGATCCGCGGCGGGATATCTAACCAGCACAGCCACCAAGACAAACCCCGAAACGGTGGATTCATACATATCGATGTTAGAGGCAGCAATGCTCTTCTATCGTGCCAAAAGGATGGATTCCGGAACGAAGGACTATCTTCGCACCAGCGAGAAATTCTACAGCACCGACATCGGTATCAGGAACGTGCTCGTACCGCCTCATCCTGATGATATAGATGGGATTATGGAGAACATAGTGTTCATGGAACTGAAGAAGAGATACGGGACGGTCTGTACATATGATGTGGATGGACGTGAGGTGGACTTTGCCGTATGGGCTCCTAAGCATAAGGCGTACTACCAGGTCTGTTCCGATATTACATCCATGGATACGCTGAAGAGGGAGCTCGCGCCGCTCAGGTCGATTGACGATAATTATCCGAAATACATCATATGCAAGGGTAAAATCCCGTTTGATGATGTGGACGGTATAAGGATAGTGGACTACGATGATTGGGTAAAGGAACCGTATTGA
- a CDS encoding ATP-binding protein codes for MDFIGRRQEMEFLEEQYRMPHPLVFIKGRRRVGKSRLVEEFIKDKESLYFEVDKETSESILQSLSDAVSESAGIQGLRFTNWKDALKTYVSNRPGRKIIVIDEFPYAVRADRDLLKTIQGLWDTYLSKENVMLILCGSSLASMKSYSEEDSPLHGRGTGDLTLMPLPFRDTIRGKPYRTAVEEYSITGGVPYYMMLMRDGLTPKENAVSSSLSLGAPLLNEGEYLLRSEFSNLSSYNTYMRAIANGNRTAEKLTSAVQAPSSEVLPYIRRLMDVGMVERISPITEKSPEHSRNGQYVIADSFTQFWFRFVYPYRRNILKEEPETALDDLEEHFVDAHVAFVFEGICRKELRSYLLEKGVHARYGKYWGNGEIDLIALDNRNKTAYVCECNFTERPLGISVLNSLVSKAGDVKELGDYRKVYCMFSVSGYNDDIRDGFEGRDVILFNNGVPI; via the coding sequence ATGGACTTCATCGGCAGAAGACAGGAGATGGAATTCCTAGAGGAGCAGTACAGGATGCCGCATCCCCTGGTGTTCATCAAGGGGAGACGCCGCGTGGGCAAGAGCAGGCTCGTCGAGGAATTCATCAAAGACAAGGAGAGCCTGTACTTCGAGGTGGATAAGGAGACCTCCGAATCCATCCTCCAGAGCCTTTCAGATGCCGTATCGGAGTCCGCGGGCATCCAAGGACTGAGGTTCACGAATTGGAAGGATGCCCTGAAGACCTATGTCTCCAACAGGCCAGGAAGGAAGATCATCGTCATCGATGAGTTCCCCTATGCCGTACGTGCCGACAGGGACCTCCTCAAGACGATCCAAGGCCTTTGGGACACTTACCTGTCCAAGGAGAACGTCATGCTCATCCTGTGCGGCTCGTCCCTGGCATCCATGAAGAGCTACTCCGAAGAGGACAGCCCCCTGCACGGCAGGGGGACGGGGGACCTCACCCTGATGCCGCTCCCGTTCCGGGACACCATAAGGGGAAAGCCTTACCGCACAGCTGTGGAGGAGTACTCGATCACCGGAGGAGTCCCCTACTACATGATGCTCATGAGGGACGGTCTCACCCCGAAGGAGAACGCGGTATCATCATCCCTGTCCCTGGGGGCACCCCTCCTGAACGAGGGGGAGTATCTCCTCAGGAGCGAGTTCTCCAATCTTTCCAGCTACAACACGTACATGAGGGCGATCGCCAACGGAAACCGTACCGCGGAGAAGCTCACCAGCGCCGTCCAGGCTCCCTCCTCAGAGGTGCTTCCGTACATCAGGAGACTGATGGATGTCGGCATGGTGGAGAGGATATCTCCAATCACCGAGAAGTCCCCGGAGCACAGCAGGAACGGGCAGTACGTGATAGCGGACAGCTTCACGCAGTTCTGGTTCCGCTTCGTGTACCCGTACAGGAGAAATATCCTGAAAGAGGAGCCGGAGACCGCCCTGGATGACCTGGAGGAGCATTTCGTCGATGCGCACGTCGCCTTCGTGTTCGAGGGCATCTGCAGGAAGGAGCTGCGCAGCTACCTTCTCGAAAAGGGCGTGCATGCAAGATACGGGAAGTACTGGGGCAACGGGGAGATCGACCTTATCGCCCTGGACAACAGGAACAAAACGGCATATGTATGCGAATGCAATTTCACGGAGAGGCCTCTGGGCATAAGCGTCCTGAACTCTCTGGTTTCCAAGGCTGGGGATGTGAAAGAGCTGGGCGATTACAGGAAGGTCTACTGCATGTTCTCGGTATCCGGTTACAACGACGATATCAGAGATGGTTTCGAAGGAAGGGACGTGATCCTGTTCAACAACGGGGTCCCAATCTGA
- a CDS encoding RNA-guided pseudouridylation complex pseudouridine synthase subunit Cbf5, which yields MIVKDPDAIPDKWGKRPSDRTVGELLRGGVIILDKPSGPTSHQATAWVRDALKADKVGHGGTLDPYVSGVLPVTLGKATRLTDIVLSSDKEYICLMRLHGDRPEKRIKEVFAEFVGKIYQLPPVRSSIKRQLRIRTIKELEVLDIRGRDILFRMACDAGTYARTLCVDIGDVLGCGANMVELRRSRSGKMTEERAQTLQDIKDAYVLWQQNGREDWLRSMILPMEVLVEPLPKIVVKATAVDAVCHGADLNISGIHMLDEDIRKNALVAMMTARGELIAIGRMAMSTSKIMATSQGKAVDTERVFMDEGHYPRMWKYSTDLDELKEEPVFPE from the coding sequence ATGATCGTAAAGGACCCGGACGCCATCCCCGACAAGTGGGGGAAGAGGCCTTCGGACCGTACGGTCGGAGAGCTGCTGAGAGGCGGCGTTATCATTCTTGACAAGCCCTCTGGCCCCACGTCGCACCAGGCGACGGCATGGGTGAGGGATGCATTGAAGGCCGATAAGGTCGGCCATGGGGGAACGCTCGACCCTTATGTGAGCGGAGTCCTTCCAGTGACGCTCGGCAAGGCCACGCGCCTGACGGACATCGTCCTGTCATCGGACAAGGAGTACATCTGCCTGATGAGATTGCATGGCGACCGTCCGGAGAAGAGGATCAAGGAGGTCTTCGCAGAGTTCGTCGGGAAGATCTACCAGCTTCCTCCCGTCAGGTCGTCCATCAAGCGCCAGCTGAGGATCAGGACCATCAAGGAACTCGAGGTCCTGGACATCAGGGGAAGGGACATACTGTTCAGGATGGCCTGCGATGCCGGAACCTATGCGAGGACATTATGCGTCGATATCGGAGACGTCCTTGGATGCGGGGCCAACATGGTCGAGCTCAGGAGGTCCAGGTCGGGCAAGATGACCGAGGAACGCGCACAGACGCTCCAGGATATCAAGGATGCCTATGTGCTGTGGCAGCAGAACGGCCGTGAGGATTGGCTCAGGAGCATGATCCTGCCCATGGAAGTCTTGGTCGAGCCGCTGCCGAAGATCGTCGTGAAGGCCACTGCGGTGGACGCTGTCTGCCACGGGGCAGACCTGAACATCTCCGGGATTCACATGCTGGACGAGGACATCAGGAAGAACGCCCTCGTAGCGATGATGACCGCACGCGGGGAGCTCATCGCCATCGGAAGGATGGCCATGTCGACCTCCAAGATAATGGCCACATCCCAAGGCAAGGCGGTCGACACGGAGAGGGTCTTCATGGACGAGGGCCATTATCCCCGCATGTGGAAGTATTCCACGGATCTCGATGAGCTCAAGGAAGAGCCCGTGTTCCCGGAATGA